One genomic window of Fusarium keratoplasticum isolate Fu6.1 chromosome 3, whole genome shotgun sequence includes the following:
- a CDS encoding Ubiquinone biosynthesis protein COQ4, mitochondrial, with the protein MEAALPRLRSIGSAQKGYTLLRATACVSCSHRGFSSLNRPPPNYPGHVPLTRVERAGMAIGASLWSFFDPYRHDLIAATGEATATPYFIYRLRDAMLADPTGRRILRARPRISSKTLSLPALRALPENTVGRAYVGWLDREGVSPDTRSAVRYIDDEECAYVMQRYRECHDFYHALTGLPIVREGEVALKAFEFANTLLPMTGLSIFAAATMKRSERQRFASIYLPWAIKNGARAKEVINVFWEERLEDDVDELRRELGIERPPDMRSIRKREREEKKRLKELREGGF; encoded by the exons ATGGAGGCTGCTCTGCCACGGCTGCGGTCAATTGGGTCTGCCCAAAAGGGCTACACCCTTCTACGTGCTACAGCTTGTGTTTCTTGCTCTCACCGcggcttctcgagcttgaatCGGCCCCCGCCAAATTATCCAGGCCATGTGCCTCTGACGAGGGTTGAGCGGGCTGGAATGGCCATTGGGGCTAGTCTGTGGTCCTTTTTCGACCCGTATCGTCATG ACCTCATCGCTGCCACAGGTGAGGCCACCGCAACCCCATACTTCATCTACCGCCTCCGCGACGCCATGCTCGCCGACCCGACCGGCCGCCGCATCCTCCGCGCCCGCCCCCGCATCTCGTCCAAGaccctctccctccctgcCCTGCGCGCCCTCCCCGAGAACACCGTCGGCCGCGCCTACGTCGGATGGCTCGACCGCGAGGGCGTGTCGCCCGACACCCGCTCCGCGGTGCGATAcattgacgacgaggagtgCGCGTACGTCATGCAGCGGTACCGCGAGTGTCACGATTTCTACCATGCTCTCACGGGCTTGCCGATCGTGAGGGAGGGTGAAGTTGCGCTCAAGGCGTTTGAATTCGCAAACACGCTCCTCCCCATGACGGGGCTGAGCATCTTTGCAGCGGCGACCATGAAGCGCAGCGAGAGGCAGCGCTTCGCGAGCATCTACCTCCCCTGGGCGATCAAGAACGGTGCCAGGGCCAAGGAGGTGATCAACGTGTTTtgggaggagaggctggagGATGACGTGGATGAGCTGCGGAGGGAGCTGGGGATCGAGAGGCCGCCGGACATGAGGAGTATTCgcaagagggagagggaggagaagaagaggttgaaggaGCTGAGAGAGGGGGGGTTTTGA
- a CDS encoding Sulfate adenylyltransferase, with amino-acid sequence MANAPHGGVLKDLFARDLPRQAELQAESEKLPALVLTERHLCDLELILNGGFSPIEGFLTEKDYNSVVETNRLADGALFSMPINLDVDQATIDRLSIKPGARITLRDLRDDRNLAILTVEDVYRPDKVNEAKKVFGSDDDTHPGIKYLFSTAKEFYIGGKLEAINRLEHYDFLDLRFTPSELRSHFNKLGWQKVVAFQTRNPMHRAHRELTVRAARSQQANVLIQPVVGLTKPGDIDHFTRVRVYKALLPRYPNGMAALALLPLAMRMGGPREALWHAIIRKNHGATHFIVGRDHAGPGKNKQGKDHYGPYDAQYLVQEHQEELGIKMVEFQEMIYLPDTDEYLPANEIPEGTRTTNISGTELRHRLRTGKEIPAWFSYPEVVKVLREQNPLPAQKGFTVFMTGYQNSGKDTIARALQVTLNQGGGRSVSMLLGENVRHELSPELGFSRKDRDLNISRIAFVASELTKAGAAVIAAPIAPFEEARQAARDLIEKSGPFFLVHVATPLEHCEKTDRRGVYAAARKGEIKNFTGVDDPYEAPTKADLVVDLEKQTVRSIVHEIVLLLESRGLLDRL; translated from the exons ATGGCCAACGCTCCTCACGGTGGTGTCCTCAAGGACCTCTTCGCCCGCGATCTGCCTCGCCAGGCCGAGCTCCAGGCCGAGTCCGAGAAGCTTCCCGCCCTCGTCCTCACTGAGCGTCACCTTTGCGATCTCGAGCTGATCCTCAACGGTGGCTTTTCTCCCATTGAAG GTTTCCTCACTGAGAAGGACTACAACAG TGTCGTCGAGACCAACCGCCTCGCTGATGgcgccctcttctccatgCCCATCAACCTCGATGTTGACCAGGCCACCATTGACCGGCTGAGCATCAAGCCCGGCGCTCGCATCACCCTCCGCGATCTCCGTGACGACCGAAACCTTGCCATTCTCACTGTTGAGGATGTCTACCGACCCGACAA GgtcaacgaggccaagaaggtctTTGGCAGCGACGATGACACTCACCCCGGTATCAAGTACCTCTTCTCCACCGCCAAGGAATTCTACATTGGTGGTaagctcgaggccatcaaccgTCTTGAGCACTATGACTTCCTCGACCTCCGCT TCACCCCCTCTGAGCTTCGCTCTCACTTCAACAAGCTCGGCTGGCAAAAGGTCGTCGCTTTCCAGACCCGAAACCCCATGCACCGTGCTCACCGTGAGTTGACGGTCCGCGCCGCCCGCTCCCAGCAGGCCAACGTCCTCATCCAGCCCGTCGTCGGTCTCACCAAGCCCGGTGACATTGACCACTTCACCCGTGTCCGTGTCTACAAGGCTCTCCTGCCCCGATACCCCAACGGAATGGCCgctctggctcttcttcccctgGCCATGCGCATGGGTGGTCCCCGTGAGGCCCTCTGGCACGCCATCATCCGCAAGAACCACGGTGCTACTCACTTCATCGTTGGTCGTGACCACGCTGGTCCCGGCAAGAACAAGCAGGGCAAGGACCACTACGGCCCCTATGATGCTCAGTACCTCGTCCAGGAGCAccaggaggagcttggcatCAAGATGGTCGAGTTCCAGGAGATGATCTACCTCCCCGACACCGACGAGTACCTCCCCGCCAACGAGATCCCCGAGGGCACCCGCACCACCAACATCTCCGGTACTGAGCTGCGACACCGTCTCCGAACCGGCAAGGAGATCCCCGCCTGGTTCTCCTACCCCGAGgtcgtcaaggtcctccGCGAGCAGAACCCCCTGCCCGCCCAGAAGGGTTTCACCGTCTTCATGACTGGTTACCAGAACAGCGGCAAGGACACCATCGCCCGTGCCCTGCAGGTCACCCTCAACCAGGGTGGTGGCCGCTCCGTGTCCATGCTCCTCGGCGAGAACGTCCGACACGAGCTCTCCCCTGAGCTTGGCTTCAGCCGCAAGGACCGTGACCTCAACATCTCCCGCATTGCCTTTGTCGCCTCCGAGCTCACCAAGGCCGGTGCCGCCGTCATCGCCGCCCCCATCGCTCCCTTCGAGGAGGCCCGCCAGGCTGCCCGTGACCTCATCGAGAAGTCCGgccccttcttcctcgtgCACGTCGCCACCCCTCTCGAGCACTGCGAGAAGACCGACCGCCGTGGTGTCTACGCTGCCGCCCGCAAGGGTGAGATTAAGAACTTCACCGGTGTCGACGACCCCTATGAGGCCCCTACCAAGGCCGACCTCGTTGTCGACCTTGAGAAGCAGACCGTCCGTTCCATCGTGCACGAGATTGTCCTGCTCCTCGAGAGCCGTGGTCTCCTCGACCGCCTGTAA
- a CDS encoding RRM domain-containing protein, whose product MAEEDFEIDFYGDANNEQQQDDQRGDGGHHDHHQDHHHDDHRRDSHDDQNMDEHHPQDSHRGQSHDPGHHSSGSQQGTKRKQEEDGRPVDQAATTSVMISELNWWTTDDDIRGWARQAECEDELKDITFSEHKVNGKSKGQAYVEYYSPQAATAFKHTVEQIMAESQAGHKKINLSYWNPNVNPFKTLPKDAPARAKDQNRSSSGSYNDRGNNMGGNFGGGFRGGRGGYNRGGMNQGNYNNRNYNNNNMGGFNPNMGGGFNGPMGGGNFGGFNNRGGMMGGGMRGGPGGMRGGRGGMMGMNPMGGMPMGMPGNMGMGMMGPNGMPGFQGMPPNFNPGFGFNQNQGGGDWGNPHGAKRPRPE is encoded by the exons ATGGCCGAAGAGGACTTTGAGATCGACTTTTACGGCGATGCCAACaacgagcagcagcaggatgACCAGCGCGGCGATGGTGGCCACCACGACCACCACCAGGATCACCACCATGACGACCACCGACGGGATAGCCACGATGACCAGAACATGGATGAGCACCACCCGCAAGACAGCCATCGGGGTCAAAGCCACGATCCTGGCCATCACAGTTCCGGTTCCCAACAAGGAACCAAGCGAAagcaggaagaagatggccggcCAGTTGACCAGGCTGCTACCACTTCAGTCATGATCTCCGAGTTGAATTGGTGGACCACGGACGATGACATTCGAGGATGGGCGCGACAAGCTGAGTGTGAagacgagctcaaggacattACGTTCAGCGAGCATAAGGTCAACGGCAAGAGCAAGGG CCAAGCATACGTCGAGTACTACTCACCTCAGGCGGCGACCGCATTCAAGCACACCGTCGAACAGATCATGGCCGAGAGCCAAGCTGGCCACAAGAAGATCAACTTGAGCTACTGGAACCCTAATGTGAACCCCTTCAAGACACTGCCCAAGGACGCCCCAGCCCGGGCCAAGGACCAGAATCGTTCATCGTCAGGTTCTTACAACGACCGCGGCAACAATATGGGCGGAAACTTTGGCGGCGGCTTCCGGGGAGGACGCGGCGGATATAACCGTGGCGGTATGAACCAGGGCAATTACAACAACCGCAACtataacaacaacaatatGGGTGGCTTCAACCCCAACATGGGAGGTGGATTCAACGGACCCATGGGCGGCGGCAACTTTGGCGGTTTCAACAACCGGGGCGGCATGATGGGTGGAGGCATGCGCGGCGGCCCTGGTGGAATgcgaggaggtcgaggaggcaTGATGGGTATGAACCCTATGGGCGGAATGCCTATGGGTATGCCCGGGAACATGGGAATGGGCATGATGGGCCCCAACGGGATGCCTG GTTTCCAAGGCATGCCTCCCAACTTCAACCCCGGCTTTGGCTTCAACCAGAACCAAGGCGGCGGTGATTGGGGCAACCCGCACGGTGCTAAGCGACCACGTCCAGAATAG